Below is a window of Leuconostoc gasicomitatum LMG 18811 DNA.
CTCGCTGTCGCTTGCGCGCAACAGGGTAAAAAAGTTTTATTAGTGGATGCTGATTTACGTCGGCCAACTGTTGCGGTAACTTTCGGCATTACTGATAACCATGGCCTAACCAATTATCTGGCAGATGCTAACAGTGACATCCAAGCGATTATCCATAAAACAAGTATGGATAAGTTGGATGTCGTTACTTCGGGTCCTGTACCACCTAACCCAGCTGAACTATTAGGTTCAGGACGTATGACGACGCTTATTAGTGAATTAAGAGCACATTATGATTTGGTCATATTCGATGTACCGCCATTTTTGATGGTAACAGATGCGCAAGTATTGATGAGTAAAATGGATGGTGTTGCTATTGTGGTCAGCGCAGATAAGACGACTAAGGGGGCATTACAACGGACCAATGACATTCTAAAAATTGCTGGATCACCAGTACTTGGATTTATTTATAATGATATGAACCGTAAAAAGAAGGGGAGTGCTGGATACGGT
It encodes the following:
- a CDS encoding CpsD/CapB family tyrosine-protein kinase, with product MAFFKKRSQTGRDRLSTETMTKGARLITAAEPKNPVSEQFRTLRTNIEFASVAKGDVKTLLISSALPSEGKSTITANLAVACAQQGKKVLLVDADLRRPTVAVTFGITDNHGLTNYLADANSDIQAIIHKTSMDKLDVVTSGPVPPNPAELLGSGRMTTLISELRAHYDLVIFDVPPFLMVTDAQVLMSKMDGVAIVVSADKTTKGALQRTNDILKIAGSPVLGFIYNDMNRKKKGSAGYGYGYGYGYGDTTAK